A single window of Actinoallomurus bryophytorum DNA harbors:
- a CDS encoding GntR family transcriptional regulator — MIEFHLDDRSGLSPYQQLVRQVRQALRLGLLHDGDRLPTVKEVVARLAINPNTVLKAYRELEHDGLVAARPGVGTFVTATLTDASLAAHGPLRQELRRWLVKARRAGLDEESIEALFMTTFRAAAEEDIA, encoded by the coding sequence ATGATCGAGTTTCACCTGGACGACCGCTCCGGCCTCTCGCCGTACCAGCAGTTGGTCCGGCAGGTGCGGCAGGCCCTGCGGCTGGGCCTGTTGCACGACGGGGACCGGCTACCGACGGTCAAGGAGGTAGTGGCACGGCTGGCGATCAACCCCAACACCGTGCTCAAGGCCTACCGAGAGCTCGAGCACGACGGCCTCGTGGCCGCGCGGCCGGGGGTGGGGACGTTCGTGACGGCGACGTTGACCGACGCATCGCTCGCCGCGCACGGTCCACTGCGTCAGGAGCTACGGCGTTGGCTGGTCAAGGCACGAAGGGCCGGTCTCGACGAGGAAAGCATCGAGGCGCTGTTCATGACGACCTTTCGGGCCGCCGCTGAGGAGGACATAGCATGA
- the lon gene encoding endopeptidase La, with the protein MSKTVTLPVLPLDDEVVLPAMVVPLSLSDDEVRGAIDTARTAAGSPGLGALPDYKDDKPRVLIVPRVNGKYAAVGTLAVVEQMGRLPGGDPGAVVRGVARVRVGTGTSGPGKALWVEGTVIEDGGLGDRAEELAKEYKALVVGVLEKRGAWQVVDMIQQIDDPSVMADRSGYASYLGIEQKVQILETADVTERLRLAIGWTREHLAELDVAETIRKDVEEGVEKQQKEFLLRQQLAAIRKELGELSGDPSSEEEDYRARVEAADLPEKVREAALKEVDKLERTSEQSPEVGWIRTWLDTVLDIPWNDRTEDAYDIVGARQILDEDHTGLDDVKERIVEYLAVRKRREERGLGVIGGRRSGAVLALVGPPGVGKTSLGESVARAMGREFVRVALGGVRDEAEIRGHRRTYVGALPGRIVRAIREAGTMNPVVLLDEIDKVGADYRGDPTAALLEVLDPAQNHTFRDHYLEVELDLSDVVFLATANALDTIPGPLLDRMELVSLDGYTEDEKVTIARDHLLQRQLDKAGLTAEEVTFGEDALRLLAAEYTREAGVRSLERGIARVLRKVAANIALETATLPLSVGAADLRDYIGRPRFTPETSLKEEERRTAVPGVATGLAVTGAGGDVLYIEASLADEETGETGVTLTGQLGDVMKESARIALSYLRSRGAEMELPVGDLKNRGVHIHVPAGAVPKDGPSAGVTMTTALASLLSGRLVRSDVAMTGEVSLTGRVLPIGGVKQKLLAAHRAGITTVLIPKRNEPDLDDVPAEVLEQLTVHLAADVREVLDVALEPATTGQTVAA; encoded by the coding sequence ATGAGCAAGACCGTCACCCTGCCGGTGCTGCCCCTCGACGACGAGGTCGTGCTGCCCGCGATGGTCGTGCCGTTGTCTCTTTCGGACGATGAGGTACGAGGCGCGATCGACACGGCGCGTACGGCAGCGGGTTCGCCCGGGCTCGGTGCGTTGCCGGACTACAAGGATGACAAGCCGCGGGTGCTCATCGTGCCCCGGGTCAATGGGAAATATGCCGCGGTCGGCACGCTGGCCGTCGTCGAGCAGATGGGCCGGCTGCCGGGCGGTGACCCCGGTGCCGTCGTACGTGGTGTGGCGCGCGTGCGGGTCGGTACCGGCACGTCCGGGCCGGGCAAGGCGCTGTGGGTCGAGGGCACGGTGATCGAAGACGGCGGTCTCGGCGACAGAGCCGAGGAGCTGGCCAAGGAGTACAAGGCTCTGGTCGTCGGCGTCCTGGAGAAGCGCGGCGCCTGGCAGGTCGTCGACATGATCCAGCAGATCGATGACCCGTCGGTGATGGCGGACCGGTCCGGGTACGCGAGCTACCTCGGCATCGAGCAGAAGGTGCAGATCCTCGAGACGGCCGACGTGACCGAGCGGCTGCGGCTCGCGATCGGCTGGACCCGTGAGCACCTCGCCGAGCTCGACGTCGCCGAGACGATCCGCAAGGACGTCGAGGAGGGCGTGGAGAAGCAGCAGAAGGAGTTCCTGCTCCGCCAGCAGCTCGCCGCCATCCGCAAGGAGCTGGGCGAGCTGAGCGGCGACCCCTCCAGCGAGGAGGAGGACTACCGCGCACGCGTGGAGGCCGCCGACCTGCCGGAGAAGGTACGCGAGGCGGCGCTCAAGGAGGTCGACAAGCTGGAGCGGACCTCCGAGCAGTCTCCCGAGGTCGGCTGGATCCGTACCTGGCTCGACACGGTGCTCGACATCCCGTGGAACGACCGGACCGAGGACGCGTACGACATCGTGGGCGCCCGGCAGATCCTCGACGAGGACCACACCGGGCTCGACGACGTCAAGGAGCGCATCGTCGAATACCTCGCCGTGCGCAAGCGCCGCGAGGAGCGCGGGCTCGGGGTGATCGGCGGACGGCGGTCCGGCGCGGTGCTCGCCCTCGTGGGTCCGCCCGGAGTCGGAAAGACCTCGCTCGGCGAGTCGGTGGCCCGTGCCATGGGCCGCGAGTTCGTCCGCGTCGCGCTCGGCGGCGTACGGGACGAAGCCGAGATCCGTGGTCACCGGCGGACGTACGTCGGCGCGCTGCCCGGCCGGATCGTCCGCGCGATCCGCGAGGCCGGCACGATGAACCCCGTCGTGCTCCTGGACGAGATCGACAAGGTCGGCGCCGACTACCGCGGCGACCCGACCGCGGCCCTGCTGGAGGTGCTGGACCCGGCGCAGAACCACACGTTCCGCGACCACTACCTCGAGGTCGAGCTCGACCTGTCCGACGTGGTGTTCCTGGCCACCGCCAACGCCCTCGACACGATCCCCGGCCCGCTGCTGGACCGCATGGAGCTGGTCTCGCTCGACGGTTACACCGAGGACGAGAAGGTCACCATCGCTCGCGACCACCTGCTCCAGCGTCAGCTGGACAAGGCCGGTCTGACGGCCGAGGAGGTCACCTTCGGCGAGGACGCGCTGCGGCTGCTGGCGGCCGAGTACACCCGCGAGGCGGGCGTACGGAGCCTGGAGCGGGGGATCGCCCGTGTGCTCCGCAAGGTCGCGGCGAACATCGCCCTCGAAACGGCGACGCTGCCCCTGTCGGTCGGCGCGGCCGACCTGCGCGACTACATCGGCCGTCCCCGGTTCACGCCGGAGACGTCGCTGAAGGAGGAGGAGCGCCGTACGGCGGTGCCCGGCGTGGCCACCGGCCTCGCGGTCACCGGCGCGGGTGGCGACGTCCTCTACATCGAGGCGTCGCTGGCCGATGAGGAGACCGGCGAGACCGGGGTGACCCTGACCGGTCAGCTCGGCGACGTCATGAAGGAGTCGGCCCGGATCGCGCTTTCGTACCTGCGCTCGCGTGGCGCGGAGATGGAGCTGCCGGTCGGTGACCTGAAAAACCGCGGCGTGCACATCCACGTGCCCGCCGGGGCGGTTCCCAAGGACGGGCCGAGCGCCGGCGTCACGATGACGACGGCACTCGCGTCGCTGCTGTCCGGACGGCTCGTACGCTCGGACGTGGCCATGACCGGCGAGGTGTCGCTGACCGGGCGCGTACTGCCCATCGGCGGCGTCAAGCAGAAGCTGCTCGCGGCGCACCGGGCGGGGATCACCACGGTCCTCATCCCGAAGCGGAACGAGCCTGACCTGGACGACGTCCCGGCCGAGGTCCTCGAGCAGCTGACGGTGCACCTGGCCGCCGACGTACGCGAGGTGCTCGACGTGGCACTGGAGCCGGCGACGACCGGGCAGACCGTCGCCGCCTGA
- a CDS encoding nitroreductase family deazaflavin-dependent oxidoreductase has product MSGRTLETVLKPVARRLASAPWFAKIGPKVVPPLDRALHRISGGRLLLPQLVLPSMVLTTTGSRTGLPRQTPLICMPEDDGSFVIVGSNFGREGHPAWTGNLLRQAKAEVSYRGRTIPVTAELLEGADRDEVWPRLIRVWSVYDTYVERAGRRLRVFRLTPS; this is encoded by the coding sequence ATGTCGGGAAGAACGCTGGAGACCGTGCTCAAGCCGGTCGCACGGCGGCTGGCCAGCGCCCCCTGGTTCGCCAAGATCGGCCCCAAGGTCGTACCCCCGCTGGACCGCGCGCTGCACCGGATCTCCGGCGGGCGCCTGCTGTTGCCGCAGCTCGTGCTGCCCAGCATGGTGCTCACCACCACCGGGAGCCGTACCGGCCTGCCCCGGCAGACGCCGCTCATCTGCATGCCCGAAGACGACGGCTCGTTCGTCATCGTGGGCAGCAACTTCGGCCGCGAAGGCCACCCGGCGTGGACGGGCAACCTCCTGCGCCAGGCGAAGGCCGAGGTCAGCTACCGGGGCCGCACCATCCCGGTCACCGCCGAGCTGCTGGAGGGCGCCGACCGCGACGAGGTGTGGCCGCGGCTGATCCGGGTCTGGTCGGTGTACGACACCTACGTCGAGCGCGCGGGCCGCAGGCTGCGCGTCTTCCGGCTCACCCCGTCCTGA
- a CDS encoding NAD-dependent epimerase/dehydratase family protein: MRVLVTGASGFIGSNAVKSLLALGHRPRLLVRDPVRAARVLGELGVPAEATEMSQGDMLEEASVSRALDGCDAVIHSAAVVGVTDRRTDLVEANVTGTRHVVGGAVARGLDPVIHISTIAVFVPPVEPVITSDGPLASPRTAYGRSKMEAERYVRGLQDDGAPVTIFYFSGVIGPSQPNLDSFSAGLVAALKTAWPITRGGVSLLDVRDAGDGLARSVRPGQGARRMVLGGKYVTWPQLADACDAVTGVRTRRIPVPARALLAIGTLLDVARRVHGFGYPLTRDAAEFVVTLVPSDDTAALDTLGLTLRPLEESLEDTVRWLVAAGHLHPSKAGRLAP; the protein is encoded by the coding sequence ATGCGCGTACTGGTCACCGGGGCGTCGGGATTCATCGGATCCAACGCGGTGAAGTCGCTCCTCGCCCTGGGGCACCGGCCGCGCCTTCTCGTCCGCGATCCGGTCCGCGCCGCCCGTGTCCTCGGCGAGCTCGGGGTGCCCGCCGAGGCGACCGAGATGTCCCAGGGGGACATGCTGGAGGAGGCTTCCGTCTCCCGTGCGCTCGACGGCTGTGACGCGGTGATCCACTCGGCCGCCGTCGTCGGGGTGACCGACCGGCGTACCGACCTGGTCGAGGCGAACGTCACCGGCACCCGGCACGTCGTGGGCGGCGCGGTCGCCCGTGGCCTGGACCCGGTGATCCACATCTCCACGATCGCGGTGTTCGTGCCGCCCGTCGAGCCCGTCATCACCTCCGACGGGCCGCTGGCGAGTCCGCGGACGGCGTACGGACGATCGAAGATGGAGGCGGAGCGCTACGTACGCGGCCTGCAGGACGACGGCGCGCCGGTGACCATCTTCTATTTCTCCGGGGTGATCGGGCCGTCCCAGCCGAACCTCGACAGCTTCTCGGCGGGCCTGGTCGCCGCGCTGAAGACCGCCTGGCCGATCACACGCGGCGGCGTGTCGCTGCTCGACGTCCGCGACGCCGGCGACGGGCTCGCACGCAGTGTGCGTCCGGGGCAGGGCGCACGCCGTATGGTCCTCGGCGGGAAGTACGTCACCTGGCCCCAGCTCGCCGACGCCTGTGACGCGGTGACCGGCGTCCGTACGCGCCGGATCCCCGTGCCCGCCCGCGCCCTGCTCGCGATCGGTACTCTTCTCGACGTCGCGAGGCGCGTGCACGGCTTCGGTTATCCGCTGACACGGGACGCGGCCGAGTTCGTCGTGACGCTCGTCCCCTCGGACGACACCGCCGCCCTCGACACGCTCGGCCTGACGCTCCGGCCGTTGGAGGAGAGCCTGGAGGACACCGTGCGCTGGCTCGTGGCCGCAGGACACCTCCACCCGTCCAAGGCGGGGCGGCTCGCCCCGTAG
- the ectA gene encoding diaminobutyrate acetyltransferase produces the protein MDEAFGPPRLEDGRHLWRIARDSKTLDLNSPYSYVLWCRDFAATSVVARAGGEVRGFVTGFDRPEDPGTLFVWQVAVDAALRGRGLAGRMLAALADRGFRFVEATVTPDNTASDRLFTAFARDRDAELRRTPLLSGELFPGDHQPEELYRIGPLDR, from the coding sequence ATGGACGAGGCGTTCGGGCCACCCCGGCTCGAAGACGGCCGCCATTTGTGGCGCATCGCTCGCGATTCGAAGACACTCGATCTCAACTCTCCCTACAGCTATGTCCTGTGGTGCCGCGACTTCGCGGCGACCTCCGTGGTCGCCAGAGCAGGCGGAGAGGTCCGCGGCTTCGTCACCGGCTTCGACCGGCCCGAGGATCCCGGCACGCTCTTCGTCTGGCAGGTCGCGGTCGACGCGGCCCTCAGAGGCCGCGGACTGGCCGGCCGCATGCTCGCCGCCCTCGCCGATCGGGGCTTCCGGTTCGTCGAGGCCACCGTGACGCCGGACAACACCGCCTCCGACCGGCTCTTCACCGCGTTCGCCCGTGACCGCGACGCCGAGCTGCGGCGCACCCCACTCCTGTCCGGGGAGCTGTTCCCCGGTGACCACCAGCCAGAGGAGCTCTATCGGATCGGTCCACTGGACAGGTAA
- a CDS encoding amino acid ABC transporter ATP-binding protein — protein sequence MQPKILLLDEVTSALDPELVAGVLDVLRDIAGETDITMLCVTHEMGFARDVSNRVLMFDQGQIVEEGTPEKIFSTPENQRTQDFLHAVLDQR from the coding sequence ATGCAGCCGAAGATCCTGCTGCTGGATGAGGTCACCTCGGCGCTGGACCCCGAGCTGGTCGCGGGAGTCCTGGACGTGCTGCGCGACATCGCGGGCGAGACCGACATCACGATGCTCTGTGTGACCCACGAGATGGGCTTCGCACGTGACGTCTCCAACCGCGTGCTGATGTTCGACCAGGGTCAGATCGTCGAGGAGGGCACGCCGGAGAAGATCTTCAGTACCCCGGAGAACCAGCGCACCCAGGACTTCCTGCACGCGGTGCTCGACCAGCGCTGA
- a CDS encoding alpha/beta fold hydrolase: protein MSRTPHKRRSTYRVLPALALLTLTAGAVTACGDDHSSPEHAATSPASPEAGRSGVSRVHMITSDGHRVAFYVTPGNGHTIVLDSGGGEDSSQWKDIAPKLHADTGATVITYDRAGLGKSDVVPGPWKVQSAVSDLKSGLEQLGVTGHVTLVSHSQAGEIANYFARDNPKMLSGAVLVDANLPPFFTDQEIPRLVAASRPQVDAAKKDPGKPENRQLISTAEGFAPAHRAFHKVTWPDSVPATVMVSEKTPFDGSPVDARRWRDAAASFAQDGPGRTLVTVKGSSHEVPTDRPDLVLKEVEDMVAARH from the coding sequence ATGTCCCGCACTCCCCACAAGCGCCGGTCCACCTACCGCGTTCTGCCGGCCCTCGCCCTGCTGACCCTGACCGCGGGCGCCGTCACGGCCTGCGGCGACGACCATTCCTCCCCCGAGCACGCCGCCACGTCGCCCGCCTCCCCGGAAGCCGGCCGGTCCGGCGTATCGCGGGTGCACATGATCACCAGCGACGGTCACCGTGTGGCCTTCTATGTCACACCGGGCAACGGCCACACGATCGTCCTGGACTCGGGCGGCGGCGAGGACTCCTCACAGTGGAAGGACATCGCCCCCAAGCTCCACGCGGACACCGGCGCCACCGTCATCACCTACGACCGGGCCGGTCTCGGCAAGAGCGACGTGGTGCCCGGCCCGTGGAAGGTCCAGAGCGCTGTCAGCGACCTCAAGTCGGGGCTTGAGCAGCTGGGCGTCACCGGGCACGTGACGCTGGTGTCCCACTCCCAGGCCGGCGAGATCGCGAACTACTTCGCCAGGGACAACCCGAAGATGCTCTCCGGCGCGGTCCTGGTCGATGCCAATCTCCCCCCGTTCTTCACGGACCAGGAGATCCCCCGTCTCGTGGCCGCGAGCCGGCCGCAGGTCGACGCGGCGAAGAAGGACCCCGGCAAGCCGGAGAACCGCCAGCTCATCTCCACCGCGGAGGGCTTCGCCCCGGCGCACAGGGCATTCCACAAGGTCACGTGGCCGGACTCGGTCCCGGCAACGGTCATGGTCTCGGAGAAGACGCCGTTCGACGGTTCCCCCGTGGACGCCCGGCGCTGGCGCGACGCCGCCGCATCGTTCGCCCAGGACGGGCCCGGCCGAACGCTCGTCACCGTCAAGGGCAGCTCCCACGAGGTGCCGACGGACCGGCCCGACCTCGTACTCAAGGAGGTCGAGGACATGGTCGCCGCACGGCACTGA
- a CDS encoding MHYT domain-containing protein, whose protein sequence is MGWFTPVLAYAASVTGSLFGLLCTVRAQQFRSSGQHVRWLLLAALAIGGTGIWLMHFSAMMGFGVRGSVVRYGILLTGGSAIVAVVVVGCGLFIVGYGEPTRKKVIWGGVFTGLGIAGMHYMGMAGMRVHGEISYSVPLVAASLLIAIVAATVALWFTVSLRTPAALTAAALIMGIAVCGMHYTGMAALRVRLVPDAQTVTGVDPISFMVPVIVVAFIILTVLLLAVITGPTTEDVEIRNQLFERPPSAFSPVDLLTGPQMPHAQSGQHGPYDQPGPHDQSGQQPGQHRTHHN, encoded by the coding sequence TTGGGTTGGTTCACCCCGGTGCTCGCCTACGCGGCGTCGGTCACCGGGTCCCTGTTCGGCCTCCTCTGCACGGTACGCGCGCAGCAGTTCCGCTCGTCCGGTCAGCACGTCCGCTGGCTGCTGCTCGCCGCGCTCGCGATCGGCGGCACGGGCATCTGGCTGATGCACTTCTCGGCCATGATGGGGTTCGGCGTCCGCGGCTCCGTGGTGCGATACGGCATTCTGCTCACGGGCGGCAGCGCGATCGTGGCCGTGGTCGTCGTCGGATGTGGCCTGTTCATCGTGGGCTACGGCGAGCCCACGCGTAAAAAGGTGATCTGGGGCGGGGTCTTCACCGGCCTCGGGATCGCCGGGATGCACTACATGGGAATGGCCGGGATGCGCGTTCACGGCGAGATCAGCTACAGCGTCCCGCTGGTGGCCGCGTCTCTCCTGATCGCGATCGTCGCCGCGACGGTGGCGCTCTGGTTCACCGTCTCGCTGCGCACTCCGGCGGCGCTCACCGCCGCCGCGCTGATCATGGGCATCGCCGTGTGCGGCATGCACTACACCGGCATGGCGGCGCTGCGCGTACGCCTGGTGCCGGACGCGCAGACCGTGACCGGAGTCGACCCGATCAGCTTCATGGTCCCCGTCATCGTCGTCGCGTTCATCATCTTGACGGTCCTGCTGCTCGCGGTCATCACCGGGCCCACCACGGAGGACGTCGAGATCCGGAACCAGCTGTTCGAGCGGCCGCCGTCCGCGTTCTCGCCCGTCGACCTCCTCACCGGCCCGCAGATGCCCCACGCCCAGAGCGGCCAGCACGGCCCGTACGACCAGCCCGGCCCGCACGACCAGTCCGGTCAGCAGCCAGGCCAGCACCGCACCCACCACAACTGA
- a CDS encoding TetR/AcrR family transcriptional regulator: protein MTNEPDGAAAPGRRSEYAQLTRQAIVEAARELFTRKGYFATKVEDIAKAARVAPATVYAVGGGKNGLLRTLIEAGAKDENIPQILARIESITEPRDLIRFVVHTTRVKFEEWSGLMRQVAAAAVQEPGVRESERIAHEGLRGGLALTARRLMEMGAFRPGVDVDRATDLLWIYLCNAAYFIRTDDLGWSLDQSETWLNETLTFALLGS, encoded by the coding sequence ATGACGAACGAGCCGGACGGTGCCGCCGCGCCAGGAAGAAGATCCGAGTACGCGCAACTCACGCGGCAGGCCATCGTGGAGGCCGCCCGCGAGCTGTTCACGCGGAAGGGGTACTTCGCAACGAAGGTCGAGGACATCGCGAAGGCGGCCCGCGTCGCACCGGCCACCGTGTACGCGGTCGGGGGTGGCAAGAACGGACTACTGCGCACGTTGATCGAGGCGGGCGCCAAGGATGAGAACATCCCGCAGATCCTCGCCCGGATCGAGTCGATCACCGAGCCGCGGGACCTGATCCGCTTCGTCGTGCACACCACGCGCGTCAAGTTCGAGGAGTGGTCCGGCCTGATGCGTCAGGTCGCTGCGGCGGCGGTGCAGGAGCCGGGCGTGCGGGAGAGCGAGCGGATCGCCCACGAAGGCCTGCGCGGCGGGCTGGCCCTGACCGCCCGTCGGCTCATGGAGATGGGCGCGTTTCGCCCGGGCGTAGACGTCGACAGAGCCACTGACCTGCTATGGATTTATCTCTGCAACGCCGCCTACTTCATCCGCACCGACGACCTCGGCTGGTCACTGGACCAGTCCGAGACCTGGCTCAACGAAACGTTGACCTTCGCCCTGCTCGGGAGTTGA
- a CDS encoding zinc-binding dehydrogenase: MRAVWLREFGGPEVLGVEETPEPVPAPGQVLIQVEYANITWVETMFRANGVGPFPQPPLIPGNGVGGVIVAAGSSSEEPLVGKRVVTGTGGAGGYAELAAVNAASVIEVPADVPTDDAVALLADGRTALMIIDAAGIKPGDRVLVEAAAGGVGSLLVQLAVAAGANVVAVAGGPRKVALARELGAGEAIDYLEPGWAEAVGRVDVVLDGVGGAIAEAAFDLLDRDGRMISFGFSSAADWPDVSEQAATERGVRVRRGVFGKPDEQIRRSTEALALAAAARLRPVIGQRFPLERADDAHRVMESRAAVGKTLLTV; this comes from the coding sequence ATGCGAGCGGTATGGCTGAGAGAGTTCGGCGGACCTGAGGTACTCGGCGTCGAGGAGACCCCGGAGCCGGTCCCCGCCCCGGGGCAGGTGCTGATCCAGGTCGAATATGCCAACATCACGTGGGTCGAGACCATGTTCCGTGCGAATGGCGTTGGACCGTTCCCGCAGCCGCCGCTGATCCCCGGCAACGGGGTGGGCGGTGTGATCGTCGCGGCGGGATCCTCGTCGGAGGAACCACTGGTGGGCAAACGGGTCGTGACCGGCACGGGCGGCGCCGGCGGCTACGCGGAGCTGGCCGCCGTCAACGCCGCTTCCGTGATCGAGGTGCCGGCGGATGTCCCGACTGACGACGCCGTCGCCCTGCTCGCGGACGGGCGCACCGCTCTGATGATCATCGACGCCGCCGGAATCAAGCCCGGTGATCGGGTGCTGGTCGAGGCGGCGGCCGGTGGTGTCGGCTCGCTGCTCGTGCAGCTGGCCGTGGCGGCGGGTGCGAATGTGGTGGCCGTGGCCGGCGGCCCCCGCAAGGTGGCTCTGGCACGAGAACTCGGTGCTGGCGAGGCGATCGACTACCTGGAGCCGGGATGGGCCGAGGCGGTCGGGCGGGTGGACGTCGTCCTGGACGGAGTCGGCGGCGCCATCGCCGAGGCCGCGTTCGACCTGCTCGACCGCGACGGCCGGATGATCAGCTTTGGCTTCAGCTCCGCCGCTGACTGGCCGGACGTGTCGGAGCAGGCTGCCACCGAGCGAGGCGTCCGTGTGCGGCGTGGCGTCTTCGGCAAGCCCGATGAGCAGATCCGGCGCAGCACCGAAGCCCTCGCGCTGGCCGCTGCGGCCCGGCTGCGGCCGGTGATCGGCCAACGGTTCCCGCTCGAGAGGGCCGACGACGCACACCGTGTGATGGAGAGCCGCGCCGCCGTCGGCAAGACCCTGCTCACCGTCTGA
- a CDS encoding glycosyltransferase, which produces MRILFSSTPALGHLLPMLPLAAAAGRAGHEVALLSHPSMASFAAGMPCLPAGPSVPETLDDVIRRTGINPMEDMVGGAVHFFVESRLILGAEAGLAAARDFAPDLVVTDMVDYLGRFAAAALGTPWISHGAALPLDARLAAAFDQAAAARFPKYGATPTAPVAYVDPWPDSLLRDGYALPAERMAIRPEPHSDENSTWSRPRFAGREDRPLILVTLGTLVEDPAALVPILDSLAPLDVNVIVAPHSATDLGDHQVDSTRVHLAGFVPMKQLLEGVDLVVAAAGAGTVLSALSAARPMVLLPTGLDKPVNAARAAEAGAAVVVDAPDQIGAAVARVLADQAVADGAAAVAQEIAAMNSADEVLGLLLKRLG; this is translated from the coding sequence ATGCGCATTCTTTTCTCCAGCACGCCTGCCTTGGGGCACCTGCTGCCGATGCTGCCGCTGGCTGCCGCGGCCGGCCGTGCCGGTCACGAGGTCGCATTGCTCAGCCATCCGTCCATGGCCTCGTTCGCCGCTGGAATGCCGTGCCTTCCAGCCGGTCCGAGTGTCCCGGAGACTTTGGACGACGTCATCCGGCGTACCGGGATCAATCCGATGGAGGACATGGTGGGCGGGGCGGTCCATTTCTTCGTTGAGTCCCGGCTGATCCTGGGCGCGGAGGCCGGGCTCGCCGCCGCCAGGGACTTCGCCCCCGACCTCGTCGTCACCGACATGGTCGACTACCTGGGCCGGTTCGCTGCCGCTGCGCTCGGCACCCCCTGGATCTCACATGGGGCGGCCCTGCCGCTCGACGCGCGGCTGGCCGCCGCGTTCGACCAGGCCGCCGCCGCCCGCTTCCCTAAGTATGGGGCGACCCCCACAGCGCCCGTCGCCTATGTCGACCCGTGGCCCGACAGCCTGCTTCGGGACGGCTACGCCCTGCCCGCCGAGCGGATGGCCATCCGGCCGGAGCCGCATTCCGACGAGAACAGCACCTGGTCCCGGCCGCGCTTCGCGGGCCGGGAAGACCGCCCGTTGATCCTGGTGACCCTGGGCACGCTGGTCGAAGACCCCGCGGCTCTCGTGCCGATCCTGGACTCGCTGGCCCCGTTGGACGTCAACGTGATCGTCGCCCCGCACTCCGCAACAGACCTGGGAGACCACCAGGTCGACTCCACGCGGGTGCACCTGGCCGGCTTCGTTCCGATGAAGCAACTGTTGGAAGGGGTCGACTTGGTGGTGGCCGCTGCGGGGGCAGGCACCGTGCTGTCCGCGCTGAGCGCCGCCCGTCCGATGGTCCTGCTCCCGACGGGCTTGGACAAACCGGTCAACGCCGCACGGGCCGCCGAGGCGGGCGCGGCCGTGGTCGTCGATGCTCCGGATCAGATCGGTGCAGCGGTTGCTCGGGTGCTCGCCGACCAAGCGGTGGCCGATGGCGCCGCGGCAGTGGCTCAGGAGATCGCCGCGATGAACTCCGCCGACGAGGTGCTCGGGCTCCTGCTGAAGCGCCTCGGGTAA
- a CDS encoding GntR family transcriptional regulator: MVQRPALTVDRGSPVPLYFQLAEQLEAAIREGTLTPGSRLENEVQLAGRCGLSRPTVRQAIQHLVDKGLLVRKRGVGTQVVQAHVRRPIELTSLYDDLAADQRSPRTKVLELATVPAGDDLAKDLGLPPGSDVIRLRRLRLSDSEPLALLTNHLPTDIVELTVEQLEGHGLYETLRAAGVNLRIAHQTIGARGATTAEAALLDERRGVPLLTMTRTAFDDKGRAIEYGTHVYRASRYSFTLTLVER; the protein is encoded by the coding sequence GTGGTGCAGCGACCAGCACTGACCGTCGACCGGGGCAGTCCGGTTCCCCTCTACTTCCAGCTGGCCGAGCAGCTGGAGGCAGCGATCCGCGAGGGCACGCTCACCCCGGGCTCGCGGCTGGAGAACGAGGTCCAGCTCGCCGGCCGGTGCGGGCTCTCCCGCCCGACCGTGCGCCAGGCCATCCAGCATCTCGTCGACAAGGGCCTGCTGGTGCGCAAGCGCGGCGTCGGCACGCAGGTGGTGCAGGCGCACGTCCGGCGCCCGATCGAGCTCACGAGCCTGTACGACGACCTGGCCGCCGACCAGCGCTCGCCGCGGACCAAGGTGCTGGAGCTGGCCACGGTGCCCGCCGGCGACGACCTCGCCAAGGACCTCGGCCTGCCGCCCGGCTCCGACGTCATCCGGTTGCGGCGGCTCCGGCTCAGCGACTCCGAGCCGCTCGCCCTGCTGACCAACCACCTGCCCACCGACATCGTGGAGCTGACCGTCGAGCAGCTCGAGGGACACGGCCTCTACGAGACGTTGCGGGCGGCCGGGGTCAACCTGCGCATCGCGCACCAGACGATCGGCGCCCGCGGCGCCACGACGGCCGAGGCCGCCCTCCTCGACGAACGCCGTGGCGTACCGCTGCTCACCATGACCCGCACGGCGTTCGACGACAAGGGCCGCGCCATCGAGTACGGCACCCACGTGTACCGGGCGAGCCGTTACTCCTTCACCCTCACGCTGGTCGAGCGCTGA